TACAGTATGGGTGTGTTTGAAGGTGTCCGTGCTTATGAAACTCCGAATGGAACGGCTATTTTCCGTCTAAAAGAACACACTAAACGTTTGTTAAACTCTGCAAAAATTTATCAAATGAATGTACCGTTTGATCATGCAGCACTTGAACAAGCGCAAATTGATGTGGTTCGTGAGAATAAACTAGCGTCTTGCTATTTACGTCCAATTATCTTTATCGGTTCTGAAAAATTAGGTATTGCTGCAACTGACAATACAATTCATGCAGTGGTTGCTGCATGGAGCTGGGGTGCTTACCTTGGTGATGAAGCAATGGCGAAGGGTATTCGTGTTAAAACTTCATCATTTACGCACCATCATCCAAACGTAACCATGTGCAAAGCAAAAGCGTCAGGTAATTACACATTGTCTATTCTTGCACACCAAGAAGTAGCGCACGCAGGTTATGACGAAGCAATGTTGCTTGATCCACAAGGCTATGTATGCCAAGGTTCTGGTGAAAACGTATTCTTAGTACGTGATGGCGTAATTCATACCCCTGATATCGCGGGTGGTGCATTAGACGGTATTACACGTCAAACGATTATTACTATTGCTAAAGACCTTGGTTTTGAAGTGGTTGAACGCCGTATTACACGTGATGAATTCTATATTGCTGATGAAGCATTCTTCACGGGTACTGCTGCTGAAGTGACGCCAATTCGCGAATATGACGATCGTCAAATTGGTGAAGGCAAACGTGGTCCGATTACTGAGCAAATCCAAACTGCATTCTTCAATGCTGTTCAAGGTAAAGATCCTAAATATGCTCACTGGTTAACTTACGTTAAGTAAGACCAGAGTCATTGAAAAAACCTCTCATCTGAGAGGTTTTTTTATAGGGGAATGCATCATTTTCTCGCATTTTTGTGTCATCATATTCATATATAAGGCAGCTGTAGGTAAGCATACGCAATGAGTAACATTGTTCTATGTATGAAATGGGGAACTAAATATGGTTCCGAGTATGTCAATCGTTTATACAATATGGTGAAACGACACACTACAGTTGACTTTAAAATGGTGTGTTTGACAGATCGTACCGAAGGGATTAATCCTGAAGTGCAATGTTTTCCAATCCCACCATTAGCTTTACCTGAAGGTGCACCCGAACGTGGTTGGAACAAACTCT
This window of the Acinetobacter sp. NCu2D-2 genome carries:
- a CDS encoding branched-chain amino acid transaminase, which produces MNLADRDGFIWQDGQLVDWREAKTHVLTHTLHYSMGVFEGVRAYETPNGTAIFRLKEHTKRLLNSAKIYQMNVPFDHAALEQAQIDVVRENKLASCYLRPIIFIGSEKLGIAATDNTIHAVVAAWSWGAYLGDEAMAKGIRVKTSSFTHHHPNVTMCKAKASGNYTLSILAHQEVAHAGYDEAMLLDPQGYVCQGSGENVFLVRDGVIHTPDIAGGALDGITRQTIITIAKDLGFEVVERRITRDEFYIADEAFFTGTAAEVTPIREYDDRQIGEGKRGPITEQIQTAFFNAVQGKDPKYAHWLTYVK